One window of Serinus canaria isolate serCan28SL12 chromosome 3, serCan2020, whole genome shotgun sequence genomic DNA carries:
- the DDO gene encoding LOW QUALITY PROTEIN: D-aspartate oxidase (The sequence of the model RefSeq protein was modified relative to this genomic sequence to represent the inferred CDS: inserted 1 base in 1 codon) has translation MASPKVAVVGAGVIGLSTALCITETCPSCSVTVLSDQFSPNTTSDVAAGMLIPHIYPDTPIHRQKQWFQETFTYLFALSNQXEASEAGIHLVSGWQIFKSTPKEELPFWSDIVLGFRPMSEAELQKFPQHRFGQAFTTLKCDCPPYLLWLKKRLKATGTQMYTRKVADLWELHSEYDIVVNCTGMGAHQLVGDKQLFPVRGQVLKVHAPWVTQFIRDGDGLTYIYPGIHRVTLGGTREKGSWSLSPDAGTTKDIFDRCCSLEPSLQGAQDIKVKVGLRPSRQCVRVQREVLSKGGVKLPVVHNYGHGAGGFSVHRGTAKEAAHLVEECISALQSSSSRAKL, from the exons ATGGCCTCACCCAAGGTTGCAGTGGTCGGTGCAGGAGTCATCGGCCTGTCCACAGCATTGTGCATCACAGAGACTTGTCCTAGCTGCTCTGTGACAGTCCTTTCAGACCAGTTCAGCCCCAACACAACGAGTGATGTGGCAGCTGGGATGCTCATCCCTCATATCTACCCAG ACACACCGATCCACAGGCAGAAGCAGTGGTTCCAAGAGACCTTCACTTACCTTTTTGCCCTCAGCAATC CCGAGGCATCAGAGGCTGGCATTCACCTGGTCTCTGG TTGGCAGATCTTTAAAAGCACTCCCAAGGAAGAGTTACCTTTCTGGTCAGATATTGTGCTGGGATTTCGACCAATGTCCGAAGCAGAACTCCAAAAGTTCCCGCAGCACCGATTTGGTCAGGCCTTTACAACCCTGAAATGTGACTGCCCACCGTACCTGCTGTGGCTGAAGAAAAG GTTGAAAGCAACTGGCACCCAGATGTACACCAGGAAAGTGGCAGACTTGTGGGAGCTGCACAGTGAATATGACATCGTTGTCAACTGCACAGGCATGGGAGCCCACCAGCTGGTGGGGGAcaagcagctcttccctgttAGGGGACAAGTACTCAAGGTTCACGCTCCTTGGGTGACACAATTCATCCGGGATGGAGATGGCTTAACTTACATCTACCCAGGGATACACAGGGTGACCCTGGGGGGaaccagggaaaaggggagctGGAGTCTCTCTCCTGATGCTGGCACTACTAAAGACATCTTTGACAGATGCTGCTCCCTTGAGCCCTcactgcagggagctcaggatATCAAGGTGAAGGTGGGCCTGAGGCCGTCCAGGCAGTGTGTGAGAGTGCAGAGAGAGGTTTTGAGCAAAGGAGGAGTTAAGCTTCCAGTGGTTCACAACTATGGGCATGGGGCAGGTGGGTTTTCAGTGCACAGGGGCACAGCCAAAGAGGCTGCTCACCTGGTGGAAGAgtgcatttctgctctgcaaagCTCGTCATCAAGGGCCAAGCTTTGA